GCCGCATTATGGAACGCGTCGGCTCTGCTCCTGAGGCGTGGGCGTGAAATCGAACGGCATCTGCACGAGTTCGCGCACCGCCTTGCCGCCGACGGTCGCCGGCGTGAACCGCGCGCTGGGCAGCGCGCCAAGAGTCGCATTCGTGAATGCGGAGTCGGTTGCCGACAGGATCGTCACGGTACCCATTTCGATAGCGCCGGAAGTGTCGACCACAAACCGCGCCAGAACCCGCCCGCCGGTCCCCGATCGCAACAACGATGCGGGATACACCGGCTGTGCGCTCCCCACCAGAAGTTTCGCCTGCTCCTCGACGGCATCCGGCAGGTACACGGCCTTGCTCTCGATCAGCGCCTGGACGTCCACCGGCTTCACGGACTGGAGCCGGTCCGCGCTGGCGCGCGGTCGCATGGGAGCCGACCAGATCGCGATCACGCCGCACCCCTCCATCCCGAACGGTCCCATCAACTCGGCCGGCACCGCCGAGCCGTACGGATAGACCTCCACCCCCTCGACGGTTGAGAGATCGATCATGTTCAGGTCGAACCGCCCCAGCGCCGCCGGGAATCCGTCCACGATCACGAGCGGTGCGCACCGCGAGCCCGGCAGCGTGACCGACGTACCGAGCTCGCCCGGCATGGTGATCACCCGCACGCCGGGAATGCGCAGCAGCGCATCGGTCATGCGGAACGTGTTGCCCTTGGCGATGTCGGCCTGCGTGATGTAGTAGCCCAGCTTCTCCGCTCGGCGCGCGTTGAACCCGGCCAGCCGCGCGTCGTAGGGCTGGGCCGTCCGCGCCGTCACGTGCACGGCGGGGAGCACCGCCGGGAACGCGTGCACGCGCAGGTCGAGCACGAGGGGAGAGTCCCCCACGTCCCAGAACGAGGTGAGGGGCGCGTACCCCAGGCGCCGGACGAGCAGCACCCGGCTGCCCACGGGCACATTCCGAAGTTCGAATGCACCGGCCGAATCGGTACGCGTCCTGATCTCGGGTCCCACCGCCACGTCGGCACCAACCACCGGGCGGTCGGCGCTGTCGCGTACCGTGCCGCGAATGATGCCGACCGACGCGGCGCCCTGCGCACGCGCCACCGGGGCGGCACCCAGCAATAACGCCGCGGCAGCCACCGCCAG
This sequence is a window from Gemmatimonadaceae bacterium. Protein-coding genes within it:
- a CDS encoding TonB family protein codes for the protein MRTSRCDRLGGSRYALAVAAAALLLGAAPVARAQGAASVGIIRGTVRDSADRPVVGADVAVGPEIRTRTDSAGAFELRNVPVGSRVLLVRRLGYAPLTSFWDVGDSPLVLDLRVHAFPAVLPAVHVTARTAQPYDARLAGFNARRAEKLGYYITQADIAKGNTFRMTDALLRIPGVRVITMPGELGTSVTLPGSRCAPLVIVDGFPAALGRFDLNMIDLSTVEGVEVYPYGSAVPAELMGPFGMEGCGVIAIWSAPMRPRASADRLQSVKPVDVQALIESKAVYLPDAVEEQAKLLVGSAQPVYPASLLRSGTGGRVLARFVVDTSGAIEMGTVTILSATDSAFTNATLGALPSARFTPATVGGKAVRELVQMPFDFTPTPQEQSRRVP